From Aspergillus chevalieri M1 DNA, chromosome 4, nearly complete sequence, a single genomic window includes:
- a CDS encoding RNA-binding protein (COG:O;~EggNog:ENOG410PNQ9;~InterPro:IPR000504,IPR012677,IPR034168,IPR035979;~PFAM:PF00076;~antiSMASH:Cluster_4.5;~go_function: GO:0003676 - nucleic acid binding [Evidence IEA];~go_function: GO:0003723 - RNA binding [Evidence IEA]): MSEAARLKSTVYVGGLDQAVTTQTLAEAFVPFGEVVDITLPKPDAPSSTDLHRGFGYVEFDLPQDATEAIDNMDGSELFGRTIKVAAAKPQKDSNEGLGSKTAIWEQEGYLAKYAVSEEDKLAAEQAQDESNERPQDPMQGLEQLDVAGPKPE, translated from the exons ATGAGTGAAGCGGCCCGCCTCAAAAGCACCGTCTATGTCGGAGGTCTCGATCAAGCAGTAACAACACAAACACTGGCAGAGGCATTCGTACCATTCGGTGAAGTCGTGGATATTACTCTCCCCAAGCCAGATGCTCCATCTTCGACAGATCTGCACCggggatttggatatgtGGAGTTCGACCTTCCCCAGGATGCGACAGAAGCAATCGACAACATGGATGGCAGTGAGCTCTTCGGACGCACAATAAAGGTTGCTGCAGCCAAGCCACAGAAGGATAGCAATGAGGGTCTCGGTAGTAAGACAGCGATTTGGGAACAG GAGGGTTATTTAGCCAAGTACGCCGTCAGTGAAGAAGACAAGCTTGCGGCAGAACAAGCTCAGGATGAATCAAATGAGCGACCCCAGGACCCTATGCAAGGACTGGAGCAGCTGGACGTTGCAGGTCCGAAACCAGAATGA
- the COX12 gene encoding cytochrome c oxidase subunit VIb (BUSCO:EOG09265JVH;~COG:C;~EggNog:ENOG410PRAX;~InterPro:IPR003213,IPR036549;~PFAM:PF02297;~antiSMASH:Cluster_4.5;~go_component: GO:0005739 - mitochondrion [Evidence IEA];~go_component: GO:0045277 - respiratory chain complex IV [Evidence IEA]): MGAIPEADPDEPQVTKPFKFVTGYDARFPQQNQTKHCWQNYVDYYKCVEAKGEEFRPCTQFYHAYRALCPKAWTDRWDGQREGGNFPVRLDR; the protein is encoded by the exons ATGGGTGCTATTCCGGAAGCCGATCCCGATGAGCCTCAAGTCACCAAGCCCTTCAAGTTCGTGACAG GTTACGACGCTCGTTTCCCTCAGCAGAACCA GACCAAGCACTGCTGGCAGAACTACGTCGACTACTACAAGTGTGTCGAGGCTAAGGGCGAGGAATTCCGTCCCTGCACCCAG TTCTACCACGCCTACCGCGCTCTCTGCCCCAAGGCCTGGACTGACCGATGGGACGGCCAACGCG AGGGTGGTAACTTCCCCGTTCGCTTGGACCGGTAA
- a CDS encoding uncharacterized protein (COG:S;~EggNog:ENOG410PSKY;~TransMembrane:1 (i43-61o);~antiSMASH:Cluster_4.5): MYATRIMRLQATRPYFFPAPKENHSAHTISQRLRNLKKIPPELIPLGVVLAVALGAAGYSLTNKLLTDKTLRLYRNSPEQREH; encoded by the exons ATGTACGCTACTCGTATCATGCGGCTGCAGGCCACCCGGCCTTACTTCTTCCCGGCTCCT AAGGAGAACCACAGTG CTCACACCATCTCTCAGCGCCTGCGCAACCTGAAGAAGATCCCCCCGGAGTTGATTCCTCTTG GTGTTGTCCTTGC TGTCGCCCTTGGAGCTGCGGGTTACTCCCTGACCAACAAGCTCTTGACCGACAAGACCCTGCGTCTCTACCGCAACAGCCCCGAGCAGCGTGAGCACTAG
- the sec31 gene encoding putative protein transport protein (SEC31) (BUSCO:EOG09260A98;~COG:U;~EggNog:ENOG410QDCP;~InterPro:IPR040251,IPR036322,IPR015943,IPR019775, IPR001680,IPR009917,IPR017986;~PFAM:PF07304;~SMCOG1173:WD-40 repeat-containing protein;~antiSMASH:Cluster_4.5;~go_function: GO:0005515 - protein binding [Evidence IEA];~go_process: GO:0006888 - endoplasmic reticulum to Golgi vesicle-mediated transport [Evidence IEA]), whose amino-acid sequence MVRLRDIPRTATFAWSPGAASPLVATGTRAGAVNADFSNETCLELWDLGLGRQDAGEELQPVGKIATESGFNDIAWTESEDNSRGVIAGALENGSLDLWDADKLLSGASDPIISRTTKHSGAIKALQFNPRHPNLLATGGANGELYISDLNNMESSFRLGSTAARADDIECLDWNKKVAHILVTGSSAGFVTVWDVKTKRETLTLNNVGRKAVSSVAWDPEKPTRLVTATLDDPLIHVWDLRNSHAPERSLGGHEVGVLSLSWCNQDRDLLLSSGKDNRTLCWNPQTSEAYGEFPVVTNWTFQTRWNPHNPNFFATASFDGKLSVQTIQNTRTDTAQAIADQNQALDGEDFFAKAQTQPQVSNFSLPKAPKWLERPCGASFGFGGRVVSIGLAKKGERGSKIKITPFEVDESVGKATETFETALKEGDLRSICETRATNAVSEEDKSDWKVIEALISENPKKGIIEYLGFQDQSADDAADSLAKLGLDKEEETNGEEKKEQEKEPEKAKQSRGPGAKKHKRLQSMFNDTTPEADAFLSDIAASKEAKINNPFQIFNGSESDAEKGITRALLLGDFERALDVALKEDRMSDAFMIAICGGPKCVEKAQEHYFSKQTDGPNYIRLLASIVGKNLWDVVHNADLSNWKEVMAALCTFADEKEFADLCEALGDRLEDQVRASDDKAARKDASLCFLVGSKLEKVVGIWTEELRENEQKGLETATDSSSFSVHVRALQGLIEKVTIFRQVTKFQDTERTKEADWKLSNLYDKYIEYADVVATHGRLQIAQQYLDLVPVKHPEAEIARNRIQLAMRQAAPKRGTATTAPATRASVTRPLPPQPAAYQPQTSFTPVAPQNPYAPQTTTATPFAPTAPANPYAPQAPAVNPYAPTAAVTPQPSTNPYAPAGSYAPAGYQPTAPPAFGAQPLGASVPPPPRASSSQSPANVSTYTTATNLPAWNDLPEDFMKSSRRATPASGGRAIGSPFPNQSPTLTQGPPPVGPPTAQRPPSVPPPPKGPAPPPRMTSPPSAVPPPSMVPGPTPPANPYASLPQSPQLGNPMGAPGPIPRGASPYNPPPSMPPPTNRYAPSPAAQSPQLQSRVPVPPPAQAVPSPYAPQQPPVASSPFAPAASPAVPPPPMQQAPPQGPGSRPSTASSQKRATPAPPKYPPGDRSHIPADAMPIYEILSADMQRVKGRAPSTFKAQVDDAERRLNILFDHLNNEDLLKPNTISDMTQLAQAIQARDYETARTIHVDIMANRTEECGNWMVGVKRLIGMSKATP is encoded by the exons ATGGTACGTCTGAGGGACATTCCCCGGACGGCCACCTTTGCTTGGTCTCCCGGCGCAGCCTCGCCATTGGTTGCTACCGGTACTCGGGCAGGCGCAGTGAACGCTGATTTCTCGAACGAAACATGTCTGGAGCTGTGGGATCTCGGGTTGGGTCGGCAGGATGCCGGTGAGGAACTGCAGCCGGTGGGCAAGATTGCCACAGAGTCGGG TTTCAACGATATCGCCTGGACCGAATCCGAAGATAACTCGCGGGGTGTGATTGCTGGTGCTCTGGAGAATGGCTCGTTGGATCTGTGGGACGCTGATAAGCTGCTCAGTGGTGCAAG TGACCCCATCATCTCGAGAACAACCAAGCACTCGGGGGCCATTAAGGCGCTCCAATTCAACCCCCGACACCCCAACCTCCTCGCAACCGGTGGCGCAAACGGAGAACTCTACATTTCCGATCTCAATAACATGGAAAGCTCGTTCCGACTGGGAAGCACCGCTGCCCGTGCCGATGATATCGAATGCTTGGATTGGAACAAGAAGGTCGCACATATTCTGGTTACTGGTAGCAGTGCGGGTTTTGTGACCGTGTGGGATGTCAAGACAAAGAGGGAGACCTTGACCTTGAACAATGTGGGACGGAAGGCTGTCAGCTCTGTGGCTTGGGACCCTGAAAAGCCCACGAGACTCGTTACTGCTACACTGGATGATCCGTTGATTCATGTGTGGGATCTCCGGAATTCCCATGCTCCAGAGAGG AGTCTTGGAGGCCATGAAGTCGGCGTGCTGTCGCTTTCGTGGTGTAATCAGGACCGCGACCTGCTTCTCTCCTCCGGCAAGGATAACCGCACCCTCTGTTGGAACCCGCAAACTAGCGAAGCCTACGGAGAATTCCCCGTGGTCACCAACTGGACCTTCCAGACTCGTTGGAACCCTCACAACCCCAATTTCTTCGCTACCGCTTCGTTCGACGGAAAACTCTCGGTCCAGACCATCCAGAACACCCGCACAGACACCGCGCAAGCCATTGCTGATCAGAACCAGGCTCTTGACGGGGAAGACTTCTTCGCGAAGGCACAGACTCAGCCGCAAGTTTCCAACTTCTCGCTTCCAAAGGCTCCCAAATGGCTTGAGAGACCATGCGGCGCCTCTTTCGGCTTTGGTGGCCGTGTGGTTTCCATTGGACTGGCTAAGAAGGGCGAGCGTGGATCGAAAATTAAGATCACTCCATTCGAAGTCGACGAATCCGTTGGAAAGGCTACCGAGACCTTCGAGACCGCTCTCAAGGAGGGTGATCTCCGCAGCATTTGCGAAACTAGGGCTACGAATGCGGTCAGTGAGGAGGACAAGTCTGACTGGAAGGtcattgaggctttgatctcCGAAAACCCCAAGAAGGGCATTATCGAATATCTTGGTTTCCAGGACCAATCCGCCGATGATGCTGCCGACAGTCTGGCTAAGCTCGGTTTGGACAAGGAGGAAGAAACTAACggcgaagagaagaaagagcagGAGAAAGAACCAGAGAAGGCAAAGCAATCCCGCGGGCCGGGAGCGAAGAAGCACAAGCGCCTGCAGTCGATGTTTAATGATACAACGCCGGAAGCCGATGCCTTCCTATCAGACATCGCTGCGTCCAAGGAGGCCAAGATTAACAACCCCTTCCAGATATTCAACGGCTCCGAATCTGACGCGGAGAAGGGGATCACCAGGGCTCTTCTTTTGGGAGACTTTGAGAGGGCTCTTGACGTGGCTCTCAAGGAGGACCGTATGTCTGACGCTTTCATGATTGCCATCTGTGGCGGTCCTAAGTGTGTTGAGAAAGCCCAAGAGCACTACTTTTCAAAGCAAACCGACGGCCCGAACTACATTCGCTTGCTTGCCTCGATCGTTGGGAAGAACCTCTGGGATGTTGTGCACAACGCTGACTTGTCCAACTGGAAGGAGGTCATGGCTGCCCTTTGCACCTTCGCTGACGAGAAAGAATTTGCCGACCTCTGCGAGGCTCTCGGTGACCGCTTAGAAGACCAAGTTCGCGCGTCGGATGACAAGGCTGCTCGCAAGGATGCTTCCCTCTGTTTCTTGGTCGGCTCTAAGTTGGAGAAGGTGGTTGGGATCTGGACGGAAGAGCTTCGCGAGAACGAGCAGAAAGGTCTTGAAACCGCAACTGACAGTTCTTCCTTCTCCGTCCACGTTCGTGCTCTCCAAGGTTTGATCGAGAAGGTGACTATCTTCCGCCAGGTCACTAAGTTCCAGGACACGGAGCGAACTAAGGAGGCAGACTGGAAGCTCAGCAACTTGTACGACAAGTACATTGAATACGCGGATGTCGTTGCTACACATGGACGCCTTCAAATTGCGCAGCAATATCTTGACCTTGTGCCGGTGAAGCACCCCGAGGCTGAGATTGCCCGCAACCGCATCCAGTTGGCGATGAGACAGGCCGCTCCTAAGCGGGGCACGGCAACCACTGCTCCTGCCACCAGGGCTTCGGTTACTAGACcccttcctcctcagcctGCTGCGTACCAACCTCAGACGAGCTTCACCCCGGTTGCTCCTCAAAACCCTTATGCCCCTCAAACTACGACAGCCACCCCCTTTGCTCCGACTGCGCCTGCAAACCCTTACGCTCCGCAGGCTCCGGCTGTGAACCCATATGCCCCAACTGCGGCGGTGACACCTCAGCCTTCCACGAACCCGTACGCTCCCGCTGGTAGCTATGCTCCCGCTGGATATCAACCTACCGCGCCGCCAGCCTTTGGTGCTCAACCTCTCGGTGCCTCcgttcctcctccccctcgtGCGTCGTCTAGCCAGTCGCCTGCGAACGTCTCCACCTACACCACTGCCACGAACCTTCCCGCATGGAACGACCTGCCCGAGGATTTCATGAAGTCGTCGCGCCGTGCAACCCCTGCAAGTGGTGGTCGCGCTATCGGTTCGCCCTTCCCGAATCAGTCGCCAACTCTCACCCAGGGTCCTCCACCAGTTGGACCTCCGACCGCTCAGCGGCCGCCTTCGGTGCCTCCTCCGCCCAAGGGCCCTGCTCCTCCGCCGCGCATGACGTCGCCGCCCTCGGCCGTTCCACCACCTTCAATGGTGCCTGGCCCTACACCCCCTGCAAACCCCTACGCTTCCTTGCCTCAGTCTCCCCAGCTTGGAAACCCTATGGGTGCACCGGGGCCAATCCCTCGCGGGGCTTCGCCTTACAATCCTCCGCCGTCTATGCCGCCGCCAACGAACAGGTACGCTCCTAGCCCGGCGGCCCAGAGCCCACAGCTTCAAAGTCGGGTTCCAGTTCCTCCTCCGGCACAAGCCGTGCCTTCTCCATACGCCCCTCAGCAGCCTCCAGTAGCAAGCAGCCCGTTTGCACCCGCCGCATCTCCAGCTgttccaccaccaccaatgCAGCAGGCTCCTCCTCAAGGCCCTGGCTCGCGCCCCAGCACCGCATCGTCGCAGAAGCGGGCCACCCCGGCTCCTCCCAAGTACC CACCGGGTGACCGCTCTCACATCCCCGCTGACGCCATGCCCATCTACGAGATCCTCTCCGCAGACATGCAGCGCGTCAAGGGCCGCGCCCCATCTACCTTCAAAGCCCAGGTCGACGACGCTGAGCGCCGGTTGAACATCCTCTTCGACCACCTCAACAACGAAGATCTACTCAAGCCGAACACTATCTCGGACATGACGCAGCTTGCGCAGGCTATCCAGGCGCGCGACTACGAGACTGCCCGGACGATCCACGTTGACATTATGGCCAACAGGAC
- the DIC1_2 gene encoding putative mitochondrial dicarboxylate carrier (COG:C;~EggNog:ENOG410PGRA;~InterPro:IPR018108,IPR023395,IPR002030;~PFAM:PF00153;~antiSMASH:Cluster_4.5;~go_component: GO:0031966 - mitochondrial membrane [Evidence IEA];~go_process: GO:0006839 - mitochondrial transport [Evidence IEA]), whose translation MCLRCLLFADFFVRSLIDIAKVRLQTRGPGAPTSMVGTFAHVAKNDGILGLYSGLSAAVLRQLTYSTTRFGIYEELKSYFTSSGQPPGTLTLVGMACTSGFLGGIAGNPADVLNVRMQSDAALPPAQRRNYKHALHGLVQMTREEGPASLFRGVWPNSTRAVLMTASQLASYDTFKGLCIGKLGMSDNLLTHFTASFLAGFVATTVCSPVDVIKTRVMSASPTESAGHSILGLLRDITRKEGLGWSFRGWVPSFIRLGPHTIATFLFLEEHKKIYRKLKGVPEAQHA comes from the exons ATGTGCCTCCGTTGCTTGCTTTTTGCCGATTTTTTTGTCCGATCGCTAATCGATATCGCAAAGGTGCGCTTGCAAACCCGTGGGCCTGGCGCCCCGACGAGCATGGTGGGCACATTTGCCCATGTCGCCAAGAATGATGGGATTCTGGGGTTATACAGTGGT CTATCCGCAGCTGTCCTGCGCCAATTGACCTACTCAACGACCCGATTCGGTATCTACGAAGAACTTAAATCCTACTTCACCTCATCCGGACAACCCCCTGGCACCCTCACACTAGTCGGAATGGCCTGTACCTCGGGCTTCCTGGGCGGAATCGCAGGAAACCCCGCCGACGTCCTCAACGTGCGGATGCAGTCCGACGCCGCACTACCACCCGCCCAGCGCCGTAATTACAAGCACGCCCTGCACGGACTCGTGCAGATGACTCGTGAAGAGGGACCCGCGAGTTTGTTCCGCGGTGTCTGGCCAAACTCCACCCGTGCTGTGCTCATGACGGCCTCACAGCTGGCTTCTTATGATACCTTCAAAGGTCTGTGCATTGGCAAGTTGGGCATGTCGGACAACCTGTTGACGCATTTCACGGCGTCATTTTTGGCTGGTTTTGTGGCTACGACCGTTTGCAGTCCTGTTGATGTGATCAAGACCAGGGTTATGAGCGCGTCGCCGACTGAGAGCGCTGGGCATTCGATTCTGGGTCTGCTGCGGGATATTACCCGTAAAGAAGGCCTGGGTTGGTCTTTCCGGGGATGGGTTCCCAGTTTTATTCGCCTGGGACCGCATACTATTGCGACATTTTTGTTCTTGGAAGAGCACAAGAAGATTTATCGCAAGTTAAAGGGTGTTCCGGAGGCTCAGCATGCATAg